The Salinibaculum sp. SYNS191 genome has a window encoding:
- a CDS encoding NAD(P)-dependent alcohol dehydrogenase produces MKAVAAKEYGGPEVLQLYSAPKPTPEPDEVLIRVRASTVGPANSAMREGRPFPVRFFSGLRRPTSIPGDAFAGEIAAVGKAVTHFTVGDRVFGTTAPESGAHAEYVCVPEDGTLELTPPGVSDAEAAAVADNGLTAMLFLQDVADLQPGQSILVNGASGGIGTFAVQIAAHIGAEVTGVCSTRNVDLVRSLGADAVVDYTTTDVAGTGETYDVIFDAVGKGSFAQFKGMLNPGGLYVTTVPSGRILFNMARTRLVGDRRAVFAATGMKSAGVRRKYLKELRELLDAGEIRSVIGRRYPIAEIVEAHRYVDTGHKRGTAVITLD; encoded by the coding sequence ATGAAAGCCGTCGCAGCCAAAGAGTACGGCGGCCCGGAGGTCCTCCAACTCTACTCGGCGCCGAAACCCACCCCGGAGCCGGACGAGGTGTTGATTCGTGTCCGGGCGTCCACCGTCGGACCGGCCAACTCGGCCATGCGCGAGGGACGACCGTTCCCCGTCCGCTTCTTCAGCGGCCTCCGACGACCTACGTCAATCCCAGGCGACGCGTTCGCCGGGGAGATCGCGGCCGTCGGCAAAGCCGTCACCCACTTCACCGTCGGCGACCGGGTGTTCGGGACGACCGCACCCGAGTCGGGCGCGCACGCCGAGTACGTTTGTGTTCCCGAGGACGGCACGCTCGAACTGACGCCCCCGGGCGTGAGCGACGCCGAGGCCGCCGCGGTCGCCGACAACGGCCTCACGGCGATGCTTTTCCTCCAGGACGTGGCCGACCTCCAGCCGGGCCAGTCCATCCTCGTCAACGGCGCCTCGGGCGGCATCGGGACGTTCGCCGTTCAGATCGCCGCTCACATCGGCGCCGAGGTCACTGGCGTCTGCAGCACCAGGAACGTCGACCTCGTGCGCTCGCTCGGCGCCGACGCGGTCGTCGACTACACGACCACCGACGTCGCAGGAACAGGCGAGACGTACGATGTCATCTTCGACGCCGTGGGCAAGGGGTCGTTCGCGCAGTTCAAGGGCATGCTGAACCCAGGCGGGCTGTATGTGACGACGGTCCCGTCGGGACGAATCCTCTTCAACATGGCCCGGACGAGGCTGGTCGGCGACAGGCGGGCCGTCTTCGCGGCCACGGGGATGAAGTCGGCGGGCGTGCGGAGAAAATATCTCAAGGAGCTAAGAGAACTCCTCGACGCCGGGGAGATCCGCTCGGTGATCGGGCGACGGTACCCAATAGCGGAGATCGTCGAGGCACATCGATACGTCGACACTGGACACAAGCGCGGCACGGCCGTGATTACGCTCGATTGA
- a CDS encoding site-specific integrase, with the protein MRLEATSADNEVKVWLTDSEVEDLRRATVSYRDDIIIQLGAYVGLRAFEMPQVRPEHIKTTDSGQYRLRVPRGKDTTGSGGKPRDAYLPADVERALQQYQNAENIAPRDPFIDLSERGVRAAVKRTAEAAADETGDPDFEHVSSHDLRRRFAQRLLVDENMNPRVVMQVGGWDSFAAIEPYLNAPTPEVVDQAFAEASVD; encoded by the coding sequence ATGCGTCTGGAAGCGACCAGTGCCGACAACGAGGTCAAGGTCTGGCTGACCGACAGCGAGGTCGAGGACCTGCGACGAGCGACGGTCAGCTATCGCGACGACATCATCATCCAACTCGGCGCGTACGTCGGACTTCGCGCGTTCGAGATGCCGCAGGTCCGACCGGAGCACATCAAGACCACCGACAGCGGCCAGTACCGACTCCGGGTGCCACGCGGGAAGGACACGACCGGGAGCGGCGGCAAGCCCCGCGACGCCTATCTACCGGCCGACGTCGAGCGCGCACTACAGCAGTACCAGAACGCCGAGAACATCGCGCCACGAGACCCCTTTATCGATCTGTCCGAGCGGGGCGTCCGTGCCGCGGTGAAGCGGACGGCAGAGGCGGCTGCCGACGAGACAGGTGACCCAGACTTCGAGCACGTCTCCAGTCACGATCTCCGCCGGCGTTTCGCACAGCGCCTGCTGGTGGACGAGAACATGAACCCGCGAGTGGTCATGCAGGTCGGCGGCTGGGACTCGTTCGCGGCCATCGAGCCGTATCTGAACGCGCCCACGCCCGAGGTCGTCGACCAAGCGTTTGCTGAAGCTTCCGTCGATTGA